A region of Pyxidicoccus parkwaysis DNA encodes the following proteins:
- a CDS encoding trifunctional serine/threonine-protein kinase/ATP-binding protein/sensor histidine kinase — MIDVPGYRFVRELPASGPFQLLRATREEHGTSVLLKVPDSSRAASLSARLRHELELTQSLRIDGVLHALALVESRAGGPVLVLEGFGESTLAQRLTQGRLEPRTACRIALALARTVGAIHAAGIVHRDLQPGCVLLGADGESVKLTGFTLATRRPRAEVAPVAPDRLEGTLEYMSPEGTGRTHRSVDSRSDFYSLGVILFELLTGRRPFADTDALGLIHAHVALPPPPPTSLEPGLPRPLSDIALKLLAKSPEERYQSAYGLVADLQRCLDALEDTDTPVASFELGAKDVPERFAVPERLYGRESQQAALRAAFERAASGRSGFVLLSGAAGMGKSTLTGTLKRAVSERHGVFVRGKYDQLLRDTPYSGIFEAFREVARSLLGEEEGALESSKRRLLEAVGGMGRLVVDAVPRMALVLGEQPPVPELGPAESELRFQLVLRKLVAALATREHPLVMVLDDVQWADSASLQLLRLLLTDRDIEHLFVVAACRSEELGPDHPVEGLVRALHEDGTPVQRIALEPLSPEQVSRLVADVFPPAAGQPDAQLGALVLSLTEGNPFFAVQLLRTFYERGLVRFDAEGGGFRWDAGALRDQDFSDGVVALLTSRIRELSPASQALLPWAAALGHTFDLRTLAIILERPSSQAAEALGEVLQAGLIAPVGEPDAESGGAYQFTHDRVQQAALELTPSSERPNVHARIGRLLLKHTPPERLDEGLADLVSHFHLALPVLTDADERHRIAGLDLRAGRSAKSRGAWAPALRLLTTGLTLVGEDGWRKDRRLTFDLHVDAAEAAYLAADFDLMERLAAAALSRAADGAEEVRVQEVRLQCYAHRGEHARGVDLGLEVLRKLGQPLPANPKQPHVLAAVAKTKLRLGLRKPEDLEALPECTDPLLLATLRLLVKLSSVAFMARPLLFPLVVLRILQLTIRHGATGVAAFGYVGYGLMLSVHLGNPEEGFRYGRLSLKTLDRFQAESLRSMVTFVFNLFIRHWKEPLSACIEDFFAAARKGQEMGDIEYFGYAASAGCATSFIARDGLAEGGPRIDRYRDALAAHRHKNVPFVEYMRHTLDALTGTFTGDVDAREEEIVAPYRQLGYANGIATCDVLRTLRRWLWGDVRGTLASAEAVDAQVELIAGQIYLPWYKFFQALALISLHPSRGPLERLRATRSIDAIRKSMRGWARIAPMNYGARAELLDAERARLDGEKDAAADGYDRAIRLARQYGLSLDEGVACEAAARFHLTEGREAVARTYLVEARDAFLRWGGRAVATRLEREHPRLLPTAPASPVRAEEAAGTPLAALDLESVLKTARALSGEIVLGKLLRKLMTLVIENAGARRGFLILKKQEGLFIEAEGSVDGADVVVEQAVPVESSTALPASIIHYVVRTGETVLLHDAAAEEPFSEDPYIRTARPKSVLCSPLLKQGSLTGVLYLENDATRGAFTRERLEVLRLLSFQAAISLENAGLYASLEDYSRTLERRVEERTTEIQRKNAELAETLTRLQEMQRQLVAQEKLASLGALTAGIAHELQNPLNFVNNFSDLSTRLAGELEESLRGLSGSLDASAMRDVMELLEDLRQNSQRIHTHGKRASDIIKTMLRHSRRSEGTRTRADLNTLVRDSLGLAVQGLRSRSGGASVETQSELDPAVGSVELVASDISRLLINILENAFYATVQKQQAGGAGYTPHVAVRTKRLGDKVELRVRDNGSGIPEHVREKLFHPFFTTKPAGVGTGLGLSLVHDIVQEHQGDIRVESTPGEYAEFIITLPAPIASKSGAAA; from the coding sequence ATGATTGACGTCCCCGGCTACCGTTTCGTCAGAGAGCTTCCCGCCTCTGGTCCCTTCCAACTGCTCCGCGCCACCCGGGAAGAGCACGGCACGTCGGTCCTCCTCAAGGTCCCAGACTCCTCGCGAGCCGCCTCCCTCTCCGCGCGGCTTCGCCATGAGCTCGAGCTGACGCAGTCGCTGCGCATCGACGGCGTCCTCCATGCCCTCGCGCTGGTGGAGTCACGGGCGGGCGGCCCCGTGCTCGTGCTGGAGGGCTTCGGCGAGTCCACGCTCGCGCAAAGACTGACACAGGGCAGGCTGGAGCCTCGCACCGCGTGTCGCATTGCATTGGCCCTGGCCCGCACGGTGGGCGCCATCCACGCGGCGGGCATCGTCCACCGCGACCTCCAGCCCGGCTGCGTGCTGCTGGGCGCGGACGGCGAGTCCGTGAAGCTCACCGGCTTCACGCTCGCCACGCGCCGTCCCCGCGCGGAGGTGGCGCCCGTGGCGCCGGACCGCCTGGAAGGCACGCTCGAATACATGTCGCCCGAGGGCACGGGCCGCACGCACCGCAGCGTGGACTCACGCAGCGACTTCTACTCGCTGGGCGTCATCCTCTTCGAGCTGCTCACCGGGCGCAGGCCCTTCGCGGACACCGACGCGCTGGGGCTCATCCACGCGCACGTGGCCCTCCCTCCCCCGCCGCCCACGTCGCTGGAGCCGGGGCTGCCGAGGCCCCTGTCGGACATCGCGCTCAAGCTGCTCGCGAAGTCTCCCGAGGAGCGCTACCAGAGCGCATACGGCCTCGTCGCGGACCTGCAGCGCTGCCTGGATGCACTGGAGGACACCGACACCCCGGTGGCCTCCTTCGAGCTCGGAGCGAAGGACGTACCCGAGCGCTTCGCCGTCCCCGAGCGCCTCTACGGCCGCGAGTCCCAACAGGCCGCATTGCGCGCCGCCTTCGAGCGCGCAGCGTCCGGCCGCTCCGGCTTCGTGCTGCTCTCCGGCGCGGCGGGCATGGGCAAGTCGACGCTCACCGGCACGCTCAAGCGCGCCGTGTCCGAGCGCCATGGCGTCTTCGTGCGCGGCAAGTACGACCAGCTCCTGCGCGACACGCCCTACAGCGGCATCTTCGAGGCCTTCCGCGAGGTGGCGCGAAGCCTCCTCGGCGAGGAGGAAGGGGCACTGGAGTCCTCGAAGCGGCGACTGCTGGAGGCCGTGGGCGGCATGGGCCGGCTGGTGGTGGATGCCGTGCCGCGCATGGCGCTGGTGCTGGGAGAACAACCTCCCGTGCCCGAGCTCGGGCCCGCCGAGTCGGAGCTGCGCTTCCAGCTCGTGCTGCGCAAGCTGGTGGCCGCGCTCGCCACGCGCGAGCACCCGCTCGTCATGGTGTTGGACGACGTGCAGTGGGCCGACAGCGCCAGCCTCCAGCTCCTGCGGCTGCTCCTCACCGACCGCGACATCGAGCACCTGTTCGTGGTGGCCGCGTGCCGCTCGGAGGAACTGGGGCCGGACCATCCGGTGGAGGGCCTTGTCCGCGCGCTGCACGAGGACGGCACACCGGTGCAGCGCATCGCGCTGGAGCCGCTGTCGCCCGAGCAGGTGTCGCGACTGGTGGCGGACGTGTTCCCTCCGGCGGCGGGACAGCCGGACGCGCAGCTCGGCGCGCTGGTGTTGTCGCTCACCGAGGGCAATCCCTTCTTCGCCGTGCAGCTCCTGCGCACGTTCTACGAGCGTGGCCTCGTCCGCTTCGATGCGGAGGGTGGCGGCTTCCGCTGGGATGCCGGAGCGCTGCGCGACCAGGACTTCAGCGACGGCGTGGTGGCGCTGCTCACCTCGCGCATCCGCGAGCTGAGCCCCGCCTCGCAGGCGCTGCTGCCATGGGCCGCGGCGCTGGGCCACACCTTCGACCTGCGCACGCTCGCCATCATCCTGGAGCGTCCGTCCTCGCAGGCGGCGGAGGCGCTCGGCGAGGTGCTGCAGGCCGGCCTCATCGCTCCCGTGGGCGAGCCCGACGCGGAGTCCGGTGGCGCATACCAGTTCACGCATGACCGCGTGCAGCAGGCCGCGCTGGAGCTAACGCCCTCTTCCGAGCGGCCGAATGTCCACGCGCGCATCGGCCGGCTGTTGTTGAAGCACACGCCTCCGGAGCGGCTCGACGAAGGGCTCGCGGACCTGGTCAGCCACTTCCACCTCGCGCTGCCGGTGTTGACGGACGCGGACGAGCGGCACCGCATCGCCGGCCTGGACCTGCGCGCTGGACGAAGCGCCAAGTCGCGCGGCGCGTGGGCACCCGCGCTGCGCCTGCTGACGACGGGCCTCACGCTGGTGGGAGAGGACGGCTGGAGGAAGGACCGCCGCCTCACCTTCGACCTGCACGTGGACGCGGCCGAGGCGGCCTACCTCGCGGCGGACTTCGACTTGATGGAGCGTCTGGCCGCGGCGGCGCTCTCCCGGGCGGCGGACGGCGCGGAAGAGGTGCGGGTGCAGGAGGTGCGGCTCCAGTGCTACGCGCACCGGGGCGAGCACGCGCGAGGCGTGGACCTGGGCCTCGAAGTGCTTCGCAAGCTGGGCCAGCCGCTGCCGGCGAATCCCAAGCAGCCGCATGTGCTCGCCGCGGTGGCGAAGACGAAGCTGCGTCTCGGTCTGCGCAAGCCCGAGGACCTCGAGGCCCTGCCCGAGTGTACGGACCCGCTGCTGCTGGCCACGCTGCGCCTGCTGGTGAAGCTGTCGTCGGTGGCCTTCATGGCGCGGCCGCTGCTGTTCCCGCTCGTGGTGCTGCGCATCCTCCAGCTCACCATCCGCCATGGCGCCACGGGTGTGGCCGCCTTCGGTTACGTGGGCTACGGGTTGATGCTCAGCGTGCACCTCGGCAATCCCGAGGAGGGCTTCCGCTATGGCCGGCTCTCGTTGAAGACGCTGGACCGCTTCCAGGCGGAGAGCCTGCGGTCCATGGTGACGTTCGTCTTCAACCTCTTCATCCGTCACTGGAAGGAGCCGCTCTCCGCCTGCATCGAGGACTTCTTCGCCGCCGCCCGCAAGGGACAGGAGATGGGCGACATCGAGTACTTCGGCTACGCCGCGAGCGCCGGCTGCGCCACGTCCTTCATCGCCCGTGATGGCCTCGCCGAGGGCGGCCCGCGCATCGACCGCTACCGCGATGCGCTCGCCGCGCACCGGCACAAGAACGTGCCCTTCGTCGAGTACATGCGGCACACGCTCGACGCCCTCACCGGCACCTTCACCGGCGACGTGGACGCGCGCGAGGAGGAAATCGTCGCGCCGTACCGGCAGCTCGGCTACGCGAATGGCATCGCCACATGCGACGTGCTGCGCACCCTGCGCCGCTGGCTCTGGGGCGATGTGCGCGGCACGCTGGCGAGCGCCGAAGCCGTGGACGCGCAGGTGGAGCTCATCGCCGGGCAGATCTACCTGCCCTGGTACAAGTTCTTCCAGGCGCTGGCGCTCATCTCGCTCCATCCATCGCGGGGCCCGCTGGAGCGGCTGCGTGCCACGCGTTCCATCGATGCAATCCGCAAGTCGATGCGCGGTTGGGCCCGCATCGCGCCCATGAACTACGGCGCGCGAGCGGAGTTGCTGGACGCGGAGCGGGCCCGTCTGGACGGAGAGAAGGACGCCGCTGCCGACGGCTATGACCGCGCCATCCGCCTGGCCCGGCAGTACGGCCTTTCGCTCGACGAGGGTGTGGCCTGCGAGGCCGCTGCTCGCTTCCACCTCACGGAAGGCCGCGAGGCCGTGGCACGGACCTATCTCGTGGAAGCGCGAGACGCCTTCCTGCGCTGGGGTGGTCGCGCCGTCGCCACTCGGCTGGAGCGCGAGCATCCGCGCCTGTTGCCCACCGCACCCGCCAGCCCCGTGCGTGCCGAGGAGGCGGCCGGAACTCCGCTGGCGGCGCTGGATTTGGAGTCGGTGCTCAAGACGGCGCGCGCGCTGTCCGGCGAAATCGTCCTGGGCAAGCTGCTGCGCAAGTTGATGACACTGGTCATCGAGAACGCGGGCGCACGGCGGGGCTTCCTCATCCTGAAGAAGCAGGAGGGGCTCTTCATCGAAGCCGAGGGTTCGGTGGACGGCGCCGACGTGGTGGTGGAGCAGGCCGTGCCGGTGGAGTCCTCCACCGCGCTGCCGGCGTCCATCATCCACTACGTGGTGCGCACGGGAGAGACGGTGCTGCTGCACGACGCGGCGGCGGAGGAGCCCTTCTCCGAGGACCCGTACATCCGCACCGCTCGTCCCAAGTCCGTGCTGTGCAGCCCGCTGTTGAAGCAGGGCTCGCTCACCGGCGTGCTGTACCTGGAGAACGACGCCACGCGCGGAGCCTTCACCCGCGAGCGGCTGGAGGTGCTGCGCCTGTTGTCCTTCCAGGCCGCCATCTCCCTGGAGAACGCCGGCCTCTACGCCAGCCTCGAGGACTACAGCCGCACGCTGGAGCGCCGGGTGGAGGAGCGCACCACGGAGATTCAGCGAAAGAACGCGGAGCTCGCGGAGACGCTGACGCGCCTCCAGGAGATGCAGCGCCAGCTCGTCGCGCAGGAGAAGCTCGCGTCGCTGGGCGCGCTCACCGCCGGCATCGCGCACGAGTTGCAGAACCCGCTCAACTTCGTGAACAACTTCTCGGACCTGTCCACGCGGCTGGCCGGCGAGCTGGAGGAGTCGCTGCGCGGCCTGTCCGGCTCGCTGGACGCGAGCGCGATGCGGGACGTGATGGAGCTGCTGGAGGACCTGCGCCAGAACTCGCAGCGCATCCACACCCACGGCAAGCGGGCGTCGGACATCATCAAGACGATGCTGCGCCACTCGCGCCGCTCCGAGGGGACGCGCACGCGCGCGGACCTCAACACGCTGGTGCGCGACAGCCTGGGCCTCGCCGTGCAGGGGCTGCGCAGC
- the crtI gene encoding phytoene desaturase family protein gives MGNVGSAARQDGRHALVIGSGFGGLAAAVRLAARGWRVTVLERRDGPGGRANAFLQDGFTFDAGPTVITCPHLLEELWALAGQRLADHVELRPVEPLYRMRFPDGATFDYHTDRQAMRESVRVLSPGDTAGFDSLCQRVERMYEGGIGPLMSAPVPHMLSLAPFAPALVRDEAFRTMYGLVSRHVKDERLRQALSFHPLLIGGSPFTTASAVYASIQFVERRWGAFFPVGGTGALVRGLVTLLESLGGEVRYGSEVTEITVEGRRATGVRLGNGTWLPADAVVSNADAAWTYRYLLPGHVRRHWTDERIHRARYSMSVFLWYFGTRKQYPEVAHHTLLFGRDFKGMFTGLEGPGAPSSDPLLYLHRPTATDAALAPPGHDTFYVLAPVPHLGEGMDWRTRAEPFRRKLQERLARTVLPGLNEALVTSRVFTPEGFRDELRSFRGAAFSFAPTLLQTTFLRAQAQSEDVERLYMVGAGTHPGAGLPAVLCSAKIVDTVIARA, from the coding sequence TTGGGCAATGTTGGTTCCGCGGCGCGGCAGGATGGCAGGCACGCGCTCGTCATCGGCAGTGGCTTTGGAGGGCTCGCTGCGGCCGTGCGCCTGGCGGCCCGGGGCTGGCGCGTCACGGTGCTGGAGCGAAGGGATGGACCGGGCGGGCGGGCGAACGCCTTCCTGCAGGACGGCTTCACCTTCGACGCGGGGCCCACCGTCATCACCTGCCCGCACCTGCTAGAGGAACTGTGGGCGCTGGCGGGGCAGCGGCTCGCGGACCATGTGGAATTGCGGCCGGTGGAACCGCTGTACCGGATGCGTTTCCCGGACGGAGCGACGTTCGACTACCACACGGACCGTCAGGCCATGCGCGAGTCCGTGCGCGTATTGTCTCCCGGGGACACCGCGGGCTTCGACTCGCTGTGCCAACGCGTGGAGCGGATGTACGAGGGAGGCATTGGCCCGCTGATGAGCGCGCCGGTGCCGCACATGCTGAGCCTGGCGCCCTTCGCGCCGGCGCTCGTGAGGGATGAGGCGTTCCGGACGATGTATGGGCTGGTGTCCCGGCACGTGAAGGATGAGCGATTGCGTCAGGCGCTCAGCTTCCATCCACTGCTCATTGGCGGCAGTCCTTTCACGACAGCGAGCGCGGTGTATGCGTCCATCCAGTTCGTGGAGCGGCGCTGGGGCGCGTTTTTTCCCGTGGGAGGAACGGGAGCCCTGGTGCGCGGGCTGGTGACGCTGCTGGAGTCATTGGGCGGCGAGGTGCGCTACGGCAGCGAGGTGACGGAAATCACCGTGGAGGGGCGGCGCGCCACGGGCGTGCGGCTGGGCAACGGGACGTGGTTGCCGGCGGACGCGGTGGTGTCCAACGCGGACGCGGCATGGACGTACCGGTACCTGCTGCCGGGACACGTGCGCAGGCACTGGACGGACGAGCGCATCCATCGGGCGCGCTACTCGATGAGCGTGTTCCTCTGGTACTTCGGCACCCGGAAGCAGTACCCGGAGGTGGCGCACCACACGCTGCTGTTCGGCCGGGACTTCAAGGGCATGTTCACGGGGCTGGAGGGACCGGGAGCACCCTCCTCGGACCCGCTGCTGTACCTGCACCGGCCCACGGCGACGGACGCTGCGCTGGCGCCGCCGGGGCATGACACGTTCTACGTGCTGGCCCCGGTGCCGCACCTGGGCGAGGGCATGGACTGGCGGACGCGGGCGGAGCCGTTCCGCCGGAAGCTCCAGGAACGGCTCGCGCGCACCGTGCTGCCAGGGCTGAATGAGGCATTGGTGACCTCGCGCGTCTTCACGCCCGAGGGCTTCCGCGATGAATTGCGCTCATTCCGTGGCGCCGCGTTCAGCTTCGCGCCCACGTTGTTGCAGACCACCTTCCTCCGCGCGCAGGCGCAGAGTGAAGACGTGGAGCGGTTGTACATGGTGGGCGCGGGCACGCACCCAGGCGCAGGGCTGCCCGCGGTGCTCTGCTCGGCGAAGATTGTCGACACGGTGATTGCTCGCGCCTGA
- a CDS encoding polysaccharide pyruvyl transferase family protein: MRFGVLDYKTQNLGDEIQSLAAMRFLPRVDDYIERDSLGAFQPVNDEPIAMVLNGWFGHGAESWPPPEAIRPLLVSMHLASWEGGPAHVSAADFFLDEPVVQYLRENGPVGARDLHTLDLLQKRNVPAYFSGCMTLTLQRSSQAPRGDYIVVNDVPDEVLLQVRRLTHRRIIHTTHEDLTTPAGKARFDKARELLALYESAHCVITTRLHCMLPCLALGTPVLLIEAGQEPSRFPGLDTLVRRCSATDFVEGRAPFDVERPEPNSDEFRKLRSSLEQTVTSYIERMSTSPAPSRGTTPPMELRLQTLQRLCARRREQLERVSAELPKQADALASVTARLTARDAELAALASEREQLRQQLTTTSQEGERLRSDLAALTSERERLRQQLAAATQEGEGLRSALAAMTGERDGLLRQLHEWGGSYAWRMTVGLRTAAARVPGLRAGARQVMDALAKR; encoded by the coding sequence TTGCGGTTTGGAGTTCTCGACTACAAGACCCAGAACCTGGGTGATGAAATCCAATCCCTTGCGGCCATGCGCTTCCTGCCGCGGGTCGATGACTACATCGAGCGCGACAGCCTTGGCGCCTTCCAGCCCGTGAATGACGAGCCCATCGCCATGGTGCTCAACGGCTGGTTCGGTCACGGTGCCGAGAGCTGGCCACCCCCGGAAGCCATCCGGCCCCTGCTGGTCTCCATGCACCTGGCCTCGTGGGAGGGCGGGCCTGCGCATGTCTCCGCGGCGGACTTCTTCCTCGACGAGCCCGTCGTCCAGTACCTCCGGGAGAACGGCCCGGTGGGGGCGCGAGACCTGCACACGCTGGACCTGCTCCAGAAGCGCAACGTGCCCGCCTATTTCTCCGGGTGCATGACGCTCACCCTCCAGCGCTCATCCCAGGCGCCGCGCGGTGACTACATCGTCGTGAATGACGTTCCGGACGAGGTGCTGCTCCAGGTCCGACGGCTGACCCACCGGAGAATCATCCATACGACGCACGAGGACCTGACCACTCCCGCGGGCAAGGCGCGCTTCGACAAGGCTCGCGAATTGCTGGCGCTCTACGAGTCCGCTCACTGCGTCATCACCACGCGGCTGCACTGCATGCTGCCCTGCCTCGCGCTCGGCACGCCCGTGCTACTGATTGAGGCAGGGCAGGAGCCTTCGCGGTTCCCCGGCCTGGACACCCTGGTGCGGCGCTGTTCTGCCACCGACTTCGTCGAGGGCAGGGCCCCCTTCGATGTCGAGCGGCCCGAGCCCAACAGCGACGAGTTCAGGAAGCTGCGGAGCTCGCTCGAACAGACAGTCACTTCCTACATCGAGCGCATGAGCACCTCTCCGGCTCCGTCCAGGGGAACGACGCCTCCGATGGAGCTCCGTCTCCAGACGCTCCAGCGGCTCTGCGCGCGGCGGCGGGAGCAGCTGGAGCGGGTGAGCGCCGAGCTGCCGAAGCAGGCGGATGCGCTCGCCTCCGTCACGGCCAGGCTGACCGCACGCGACGCGGAGCTGGCGGCGCTCGCGAGCGAGCGGGAGCAGCTGCGCCAGCAGCTCACGACGACATCCCAGGAGGGCGAGCGACTCCGGTCCGACCTGGCGGCGCTCACGAGCGAGCGGGAGCGGTTGCGCCAGCAGCTCGCGGCCGCAACCCAGGAGGGTGAGGGACTCCGGTCCGCGCTGGCCGCGATGACTGGCGAGCGCGACGGCCTGCTGCGCCAGCTCCACGAGTGGGGCGGCAGCTATGCGTGGCGCATGACGGTGGGACTCAGGACGGCGGCCGCGCGGGTGCCCGGCCTCCGGGCCGGGGCACGTCAGGTCATGGACGCGCTCGCGAAGCGCTGA
- a CDS encoding carotenoid oxygenase family protein — protein MREADPAPKPDVPFPRPPAGDPPQPDGHDYPGLVVPPGPRPGMPHNTMTTSPVEYVDEPLKVLAGKLPPDLQGHVFVAGPSVHAGAPALASDGLVLRLDFLGGSARFTSATMRTPSYYARQSVDEGATARGPLTRYLNQFRDTTLTDVSLTLGVQETPNTAPFLVEGEKMLLVTTDAGRPWAIHPRTLKAYTPLGYNREWNRAIPAPWTFPLLQSTAHPAFDSEPPQPLSPEEPDRQRPRLFFTNHAPKWPLGNGYTQLVSWDTQENRLHHWKLMDAATGKPVVTASLHQIGATRDYVILLDSNFPINFWQIASQAVAPWLPGSKRVVEWLSSEPSYPQAVFWVVKRADLRPSPGTLSAEDPPVIPAYRFQSGGGGLHFAALYENPDDVITLVAGHSPTEDLSHTLEKGELLINGNHVQDWQVGMPTAVPVTRSSLGVHKIDMKRLRIQSNLYSHDDYTWGLTVFSNAGLVNGELETNLRLNHTPVNAKVPPEELAIYFNSDGFCADMVPERLYQLYKPIVGEKDSLPIQEGRAASFFKFFVHTGRFDGYVLPTGWFGFAPQFVPSARFPAVSHWKGYMVALVVSDPTPDLPKDSTGDEVWIFDSQDIAKGPICRLGSSNFDIGMTLHTTFLPSGLLKELDGHPDDHSAPYVVDVKKDFDIEEIEKTYLEWPEGLFPRVPKVLFAPWRLGVKWALNFPKLRQVLEEDVYPHFPRKPNR, from the coding sequence ATGCGCGAAGCCGACCCGGCACCGAAGCCCGATGTTCCTTTTCCCCGCCCGCCCGCTGGTGACCCGCCCCAGCCGGATGGACATGACTACCCAGGTCTCGTCGTCCCTCCGGGCCCGCGCCCGGGCATGCCGCACAACACGATGACCACCAGCCCCGTGGAGTACGTCGACGAGCCCCTGAAGGTGCTCGCCGGCAAGCTCCCGCCGGACCTGCAGGGTCACGTCTTCGTCGCGGGCCCGAGCGTCCACGCCGGAGCCCCGGCCCTCGCGTCGGACGGCCTGGTGCTGCGGCTCGACTTCCTCGGGGGCTCGGCGCGCTTCACGTCCGCCACCATGCGCACGCCGTCGTACTACGCGCGCCAGTCGGTGGATGAAGGCGCCACGGCGCGCGGGCCGCTGACGCGCTACCTGAACCAATTCCGTGACACGACACTCACGGATGTATCACTGACACTCGGCGTGCAGGAGACGCCCAACACGGCGCCCTTCCTCGTCGAGGGCGAGAAGATGCTGCTGGTGACGACGGACGCGGGGCGTCCGTGGGCCATCCACCCCAGGACGCTGAAGGCATACACGCCCCTGGGCTACAACCGCGAGTGGAACCGGGCCATCCCCGCGCCGTGGACCTTCCCGCTCCTGCAGAGCACCGCGCACCCGGCCTTCGACTCCGAGCCGCCGCAGCCGCTGTCACCGGAGGAGCCGGACCGGCAGCGCCCGCGGCTGTTCTTCACCAACCACGCACCGAAGTGGCCGCTGGGGAACGGGTACACGCAGCTGGTGAGCTGGGACACGCAGGAGAACCGGCTGCACCACTGGAAGCTGATGGACGCGGCGACGGGCAAGCCCGTGGTGACGGCGTCGCTGCACCAGATTGGCGCCACGCGGGACTACGTCATCCTGTTGGACTCGAACTTCCCCATCAACTTCTGGCAGATCGCCTCGCAGGCGGTGGCGCCGTGGCTGCCGGGCTCGAAGCGGGTGGTGGAGTGGCTGTCCTCGGAGCCGTCGTATCCGCAGGCGGTGTTCTGGGTGGTGAAGCGCGCGGACCTGCGCCCCTCTCCGGGAACGCTGTCCGCGGAGGACCCGCCGGTGATTCCCGCGTATCGCTTCCAGTCGGGCGGGGGCGGGCTGCACTTCGCGGCGCTGTATGAGAATCCCGACGACGTCATCACGCTGGTGGCCGGGCACTCGCCCACCGAGGATTTGTCGCACACGCTGGAGAAGGGCGAGCTGCTCATCAACGGCAACCACGTGCAGGACTGGCAGGTGGGCATGCCCACCGCGGTGCCCGTCACACGCAGCTCGCTGGGCGTGCACAAAATCGACATGAAGCGGCTGCGCATCCAGTCCAACCTGTATTCGCACGACGACTACACGTGGGGACTGACGGTGTTCTCCAACGCGGGTCTGGTGAATGGCGAGCTGGAGACGAACCTGCGGCTGAATCACACGCCGGTGAACGCGAAGGTTCCCCCCGAGGAGCTGGCCATCTATTTCAATTCAGATGGCTTCTGCGCGGACATGGTGCCGGAGCGGCTGTATCAGCTCTACAAGCCCATCGTCGGGGAGAAGGACTCACTGCCCATCCAGGAGGGGCGCGCGGCGAGCTTCTTCAAGTTCTTCGTGCACACGGGCCGCTTCGACGGATACGTGCTGCCCACGGGCTGGTTCGGCTTCGCGCCGCAGTTCGTACCGAGCGCGCGCTTCCCGGCGGTGTCGCATTGGAAGGGCTACATGGTGGCGCTCGTGGTGTCGGACCCGACGCCGGACCTGCCCAAGGACTCCACCGGTGACGAGGTGTGGATCTTCGACTCGCAGGACATCGCGAAGGGCCCCATCTGCCGGCTCGGCAGCAGCAACTTCGACATCGGGATGACGCTGCACACCACGTTCCTTCCCTCGGGGCTGCTGAAGGAATTGGACGGGCATCCGGATGACCACTCCGCGCCGTACGTCGTGGACGTGAAGAAGGACTTCGACATCGAGGAGATTGAAAAGACATACCTCGAGTGGCCGGAGGGACTGTTCCCCCGGGTACCAAAGGTCCTGTTCGCGCCGTGGCGGCTGGGCGTGAAGTGGGCGCTCAACTTCCCGAAGCTGCGCCAGGTGTTGGAAGAGGACGTGTACCCGCACTTCCCGAGGAAGCCGAATCGGTGA